acaatttatacatttctgtttgtataagcgagagaggcAAGGGAGAGACTGGCGAGTGAGATCTGGAAGAAgggaatgaaaatatatgtatatatacaattttctctcactttatataaacacaaacatattttatacatttgagttTGTataaaaagcgagagaggcgagggagagaacgagagtggcaagcgagattcaccaggagagaggcgaaataacaacagtttgctatggggtacaattaaatcaaactaaatttatagcatttaatttgaattaatagtttgctattatatacaaaaaaaatttaaaattagaataaacAAAAAGACTAATTCTTCGATATGACATTAAATCCCGTTTAATGCGTGGTATTAGGAAGggcttaaattattttttaaaaataatgaggATGATTTAAATAACTTTTGATAGGGCAAAAGGCAAACAATGATATCGAATTTTATCCCGGTCTTTTATTTTGTGGGATATGGTATCAGATACAgtcatatataattatatatatatatatatatatatatatatatatatatacgagAGAATTTTAGTAACTCAATTGATTAAGTATTcgaattttgattttgttgatgaAGGTTCAGTCTCTCATCTTGTAATCTCCTACTTCGATTCCTTTTTTGTATTCCCATTTTTTATAGAAAGAACAACAACAGGGTCAATGACGGagtcaaaattttcactaaaaataatcaaaataaaataaattcatgaAAAAGTTAAAGAATGTCAATacgtaatatatatataacaaatatttttacctaACTACGTACATATACTCAACAGAATTTTCCGatgaaaaaatatcaattgACACTCCTCAAATCcatgtggctccgccactgcatACATACGACAATTATCATACTATATTCAAAAACTCTTTTAACTAtatagttttagttttattttaataaaatgttcTTACATGTTAATTTAATATGATAATTTTACGATTACTTTAAAAAtgcgtcaatttttttttcttccgtAAACTCCATATCATCTAATTAAAtatcatcaaataaaaatatgagatAGGCAATGtgcatattttattaaaaaaataactcaatggtccaaacttaaattttcaCAAGTATTCTCGATTGAGTGATAGAGCACCACTATTACAGATCAAGCcgatctagaatttgaaattaataaGTACCCGTAAAttgatttaatattaaaatcaGTTAtgttacaattaaatatttagatatttttaatatacataCAAAATCTTTTCCTTGAGGCATGCAaagataaagataatatttgCCTGCGTTGAATATGATTTGTGAGATTATGttgaatattttgtttttatgtaAATACAAATATTGGACAAAATTGCCCCTGTATTGTGGGGTAGGTGGGAGGTTTGATTCACACAATATGATTCTCTTAAAAGCTATATATAGTGGGTGTCTTTCCAAGTAATTAATCATTTTGTACAAGTCTTTTTAAGTTGAGGAAAAAATGTGGAGCTCAAGGGTGGTGATAATAACAGTGTTGATTATATTAGAATGCATAGAAGTTGGTTTAAACACACTCAATAAAGCTGCTACTATTAGAGGAATGAGCAATTTTGTCTTCATTTTCTATGCCAATGCCTTGGCTTTGTTCTTCCTTGTACCTTCTACCTTCATCTATCATAGGTAATTATAAGTTTCTCCACAATCTATTATGACTCGATTTGACTGCgatagattttgaagttgaaacctgaaatttgaaaaatcaagttttgattttggaatttaaatttcaagttgtgtttggacatgcattttatttttatttttaaaaaaaaattaagtttcgAGAGGGGAAGTTCTACCgatcaatttttgaaaatttgaaaatatttgaagatcaGAATAATGTCTACATAATCGAATTCAGTAGTTTTTTATTCAAATGATGTATTTGTCTTAATTCATTGATATGTTCTTTTAGAATTCAATCACTTAAACAAGATTACAGTCCGGAAAATCAATATAAGTTTAAAATCTTGACTTCGCTtctgaatttattttaatttctttattttaatgcCATTTTTGTCCAACAGAATGAGGCCTTGCAGAAAGCTCAATTTTTCTATATTCTCTAGGATGATTCTTCTTGCCTTCCTCAGGTACTTGATcatgaaattgattttttattttttttaatttctttttgttcatgttgttgttggttATAATGACTTTAATTATGGctttaatattgtttttatttttcttttttgtgacACAAATAAAAAGCTGCTCTGTACAAATATTGTTGTGCTTTGGGATAGGGTATAGCAATCCAATTTTGGCCTCAGCAATGACAGATGTTGTTCCAGCTTTTACTTTCCTAATTGCTGTAATTGCAGGGTAAGTTACACATATTATTagcataatattattaatttgattttctttttcaattcataCGAGATTTCAAGCTAGATAGATACATGTtttttgctattatatacactGAAATAGGGATAGAGACTAGTAAAAATTAAACAGGAGGGAGACGAAcaagatttgtctatgtatccagatacatgtatctaggacACCAGAAATATgcatctagtgtgattcacatgtatttgaaaTACCAAATATGTGAGCAGGATAAGAGAGTGGTTAGTGAGATGGGAGGGAGACAAGAGAGATGAGCGAGATTCGTCTATATAACTTAGATACATGCAAATTCACTTGAATatagtgtatctagaacaaattacacataattttgACTCGTGTATCTTGattgagatacatgtatctaaacATATCTGTACACACAAAAATTTGATAAGATTcgtaatattgcaaattaacgtgtatctaaataattagctcataatataaactaataaaatttcggTAAGTTACCCTAAAATCAAGTTATTTTCATGtttgaacatatatatatatatatatatatatatatatatatatattagtcaaTGCaagtaattaaaaaggaaaattctCTAACgtattctttttgtatatgttcttttatgatgatatatttgtcaaatattgCTTTGACTTTATGAACAGGATGGAAAAGTTGGGATTAAGGTTGAAAAGCAGTCTGGCAAAGTTTATTGGGACAACAATATTAATACTTGGGGCACTGCTTATGACTTTTTATAGAGGCCCTCCAATTTTTTCAAATCAATCAATTACACCCTCCAATAATTTTCATCAACTTCACATCAGTACAAAATCAAATTGGATCCTTGGAGGATTTCTCCTTGCTACTGCTAATTTGCTACTTGCAATCTTGTACATAGTccaggtatatatatatagtatccgttgaaaatataattaagttaataaaaGTATTCGCgctaaaattatattaattatttattgtatGATCGATCAGGCATGGACTATAATTGATTATCCAGAAGAATTCGTGGTGACTACTGTTACTTGTGGCTTAGTAACAATTATTTCAGGTGTGGTTGGATTAATTGCTGAACAAAATTTGAGTTCTTGGAGACTTAAACCAGATTTGGAGTTGATTACTGTTTGTTATGCTGTAAGTATACACTAATATATATATcgaaataattttaatttattcgcgtttgatatttattaatatagttAATTTAACAtagatatataaatattgaGTGTTAAAATTACATTTGGGTAGGAGAAAAGGAAATGATCCGTGAGGAAATTATAAGGCAAGGAATCGAACTCTTGTCAGCAAGGTAAAAGCTGACACAATTAACCACTAAGCATACTTTTTTGGAAAAAACTATAATTAGACATACTTTATTAccgtatatatattattattattattacttcctccgtctacttttaattgtcatgatttccttttttagagtcaaactataaaaactttgactaacattttacgatgtattttttcgtcatattgatatgcaataaattgcaatttatagtacttttcgtatagtttttgaatatctaagttttttgtttaaaatattgaattaatgtaatctaattatttaactttgaaaattagtcaagttAACTTTCGAAAAACGCAACATGAAAATAGGATTGGACGAAGGTAGTATTATTATTACCTATACTTTCAAAATGTTACATAtcttaccactaattaagaATTTCATACCATATATTAAGAAATATACacttaatacatatatttttgctaccagatgcactaaaatagggagagaggtgagggaggcgagtgagatttgttatgtatttcaTATACATGTGAATCTACTTTGGATACAATgcatctaaaataaattacacctaatttagATCTATCTCTCATGTatctcgagatacatgtatctggacgtaTCTAAACGTATCTGGGCGCACCAAAATCTGATAATATACGTAATATTGCAAATAAGTAATCACCTCCTAAACTAGTGGAATTTGTGTAAGTTTCTtacgtttttttttcttttatttgcaGGCAATTTTGATGATTGTCCTTAGAAGTCTAGTTTTTATTTGGgcattgaagaagaaaggacCTGTTTTTGTTGTAATGATAAAGCCACTTGGAATGATAGCTGCAGTCATAATGGGGGTCATTTTTCTTGGTGATGTTCTTCATGTTGGAAAGTTAGTAATTAGATTAATTACTCCATTAATAATTTCAAGATTCCttcttttaatctttaattaattataagttaaTGGCTAATTtttctatgattttttttgaatttttgcaGTATAATTGGTGGAATGATCATAGCTTTGGGTTTCTATTGTGTGATGTGGGGAAAAGCTAAAGAGGAAATGTGTGTTGAAGACATAAGCAAGGATTCTACAAGAGTATCGTTACTACATAGGCAATGTGATAATAATGCATGagtgttttgtttttcttttaaatcgtatttatttttatttttaagaaataggATAACTGGCAAGTGAATGCGTACATATCAGTGtcttcaattttatttgaatGATTACACTaattgaatatgttattattgtttataGTTACAATGAATGAGATATTATATGAGTATATGTGCTAATGTCAAATTaggaaaaacaataatttttgacacatacactatataaatataacatattaaaaaagaattCTTAATTAGACACCGGACTGTATCTTGTTTCCTTTCTCGttctttatataaatatatcatataaaaaaaaacaatcattttTGACACGTTTAGTTCAATAATTTTCTTCCTCGTCAATGATTAAGGCCTTAAACCAAACTGTGTCACCAAccttatataattatattaatttattttatggtgcaatgaatatataaaatactcAACTGTCCCaccaataatattttcttttattttgtccctctattatatagttttatcCAACTCCttgaataatatttgattaaaatgaagaaaaatagtacTTAAACTGgaaattggaaaaaataaatataagtagTTGTTTCTATAAAGATGGATCTTAGCCTTAACTCAACCAAAAAAACTAATTTATGAggggaggattgtccaagttCATATAAAGAGACCATCAGTTCATTCCCCaatcaatgtgagacttttacccactctaacactTTCTTCACATCAAGGCCCAACTAAAACGTAGATCGGAAGCCCAAACGAGGATGAACCTAACTCTGATACCATATGAAACTATATGAATTGATCTATATTATTGATCGATTTGCTTTTACCTAACATATACATGGGTATATATAGAATTCTAACTACATAGAAGGGCAAGTAGAGATACAATACAACTCTAATTGTTTCTAACATAAATTTCacttgataattttattttttgtgaaaaacaTTAGTATTTCACTTAAAATTACTTCTCaaacaaaattttcagaaaaaaaaaactatatttgCAAATACCAATAGTCAAACTTCAACttgacaataaataaataaaaaggttcTATCAATGTAGggctaaaataattaattaaagcaATATCTTGATTATAAAATAAGATATATAATCTTGCTAAATCATCTccaacaaattaagaaaaatgaaaggaTCATCATGGAAGGAGATGTTGATGCCTAGTGTAGGAATGATTTTTGCAATAATAGCCATAGTTACAAGTATGATAATTAGCAAAATAGCCATGTCTAAAGGACTTAGCAGCTTCATTATTGTTGTCTACTCAAATGCTGCTGCTACTCTCATCCTTTTCCCTCCTTCCATCTTCAACTTTATAACAAGGTTCTTCTCTTTCATCTTcattattgttgaattttttatctATTGATTTGAGTAAAGGTGTCCTTGTTAAGTGTTTGTAATTAAGTTCTTAATCAATTATTTATAGTATATGTTAAAGtgaatttttaacataaatacataatttggaTCATAGCTACTAAGTTATGCGCCAAACTCGTAAGTCAAATTGTAACTCTGTATTGTTGTTGGAATGTCGTATCGTCTTGgactcttaaaaaattattcaactttTGGGATTGAATAAGGTTCAAGATTAATTTTCTTACTATTGTACGTATTAAAGTTGTTGTGTAAAGACAGTGGATTAACTAGCATTAAATCACATACAAAgcaaacacaaaagaaaaataacacaaGAATTTAACGAGATTGAACTAGATCTAATCCTCAGAGTAGAAATACTAGCTACTTGAACTTTCACCATATAGTTGATGAGGGTTCGACTCCCCACCTTTTAATCCCCTTCCCATTATTTTTATCTTGAACATGactaattttcctttttaatttttaatttttttttttgtagatcaAGACGTCGTCCATTAACCTTCTCGGTTATTTGGAGAATCTTGTTGCTTGCTTTAAACGGGTAATTAGtattccctccgtccctttttagtttttatgttgcatttttctagaattaatttaattagttttcaaaggtaaattagattacattaatttgatattttaaaataaaattttaaatatttaagaactATAtggaaagtactataaattgcaacaTTTTTCacatcaatatgatgaaaaaatacatcttaaaatattaatcaaaattcataCCATCTTAAAAAGGAACAGAGGGAATACTATTAAGTAAGaatcaaatgttttttttactgACTTATCATAGAAGTgctatttaagttttaaaaacacTTGTACTACTTTAAGACTAAAACAAGTACTCTGTCTTAATTTATGACTCatattctatatttagtaaatcgtttaattttaaaatgttcattttattcttaatgaaataataCAATCACACAACTTTGTATGATTTATTATAGTccataagtttcaaaagtcttttttttcttttataagcTCTGTGTCAATTCAAACTAcattacataaattgaaatgaaggaAGTAGTAATTAATTTCTTAAGGAAAATGGTTGTTTGATGTGTTTAATTAGGTGTTTTGGGCAAATATGTGATTATGTTGGTATAAGTTATAGCTCTCCAACACTTGCCACAGCAATGCTCAATCTTATTCCAGCTTTTACTTTCATTCTTGCCATTAC
The DNA window shown above is from Solanum stenotomum isolate F172 chromosome 6, ASM1918654v1, whole genome shotgun sequence and carries:
- the LOC125867051 gene encoding WAT1-related protein At5g40240-like, which produces MWSSRVVIITVLIILECIEVGLNTLNKAATIRGMSNFVFIFYANALALFFLVPSTFIYHRMRPCRKLNFSIFSRMILLAFLSCSVQILLCFGIGYSNPILASAMTDVVPAFTFLIAVIAGMEKLGLRLKSSLAKFIGTTILILGALLMTFYRGPPIFSNQSITPSNNFHQLHISTKSNWILGGFLLATANLLLAILYIVQAWTIIDYPEEFVVTTVTCGLVTIISGVVGLIAEQNLSSWRLKPDLELITVCYAAILMIVLRSLVFIWALKKKGPVFVVMIKPLGMIAAVIMGVIFLGDVLHVGNIIGGMIIALGFYCVMWGKAKEEMCVEDISKDSTRVSLLHRQCDNNA